Proteins from a genomic interval of Kribbella aluminosa:
- the fabF gene encoding beta-ketoacyl-ACP synthase II, translated as MSKTRVVITGLGATTPLGGDVASSWEGLLAGRSGARRLTDDWVQNLAVQIAAPAAVEPTDVLERVKARRLDRTAQLAVVAARQAWADSGLEDSGLDKERLGVAVASGIGGLHTTLSNYDALQQNPRRVSPLAIPMLMPNSSAAYVSLELGAKAGVHTPVSACASGNEAIWLGLDQIRLGRADVVVAGGSEGAIMALPLAAFGMMQALSRRNDEPEKASRPWDVDRDGFLLGEGAGILILESYEHAKARGAKIYAELAGAGISADGHDIAQPDPTGSGARRAMERALSEGDLTPADIVHINAHATSTPQGDIAESLAIRQALGKHADHAVATAPKSMIGHLLGGAGAVESVATVLALYHRVSPPTINVDKLDDQIELDVATEQRKLPDGDIAALNNSFGFGGHNAAIAFKSI; from the coding sequence ATGTCGAAGACCCGAGTCGTCATCACTGGGCTCGGAGCCACGACCCCGCTCGGAGGCGACGTGGCCAGCTCCTGGGAAGGGCTGCTGGCCGGGCGCTCCGGCGCCCGGCGGCTGACCGACGACTGGGTGCAGAACCTGGCGGTGCAGATCGCCGCACCGGCCGCGGTCGAGCCGACCGACGTCCTCGAGCGGGTCAAGGCCCGCCGCCTCGACCGTACGGCGCAGCTCGCCGTCGTCGCCGCCCGCCAGGCCTGGGCCGACTCCGGCCTGGAGGACTCCGGGCTGGACAAGGAGCGGCTCGGTGTCGCGGTCGCCTCCGGGATCGGCGGCCTGCACACCACGCTCTCGAACTACGACGCCCTGCAGCAGAACCCGCGCCGGGTGTCGCCGCTGGCGATCCCGATGCTGATGCCGAACTCGTCGGCGGCGTACGTGTCGCTGGAGCTCGGCGCGAAGGCCGGCGTGCACACTCCGGTCTCGGCCTGCGCGTCCGGCAACGAGGCGATCTGGCTCGGCCTCGACCAGATCCGGCTCGGCCGCGCGGACGTGGTGGTCGCCGGCGGCTCCGAGGGCGCGATCATGGCGCTGCCGCTGGCCGCGTTCGGGATGATGCAGGCGCTCAGCAGGCGCAACGACGAGCCGGAGAAGGCGTCCCGTCCGTGGGACGTGGACCGGGACGGGTTCCTGCTCGGTGAAGGCGCCGGGATCCTGATCCTGGAGTCGTACGAGCACGCGAAGGCACGCGGCGCGAAGATCTACGCCGAGCTCGCCGGTGCGGGTATCTCCGCCGACGGGCACGACATCGCACAGCCCGACCCGACCGGTTCCGGCGCGCGCCGGGCGATGGAGCGGGCGCTGTCCGAGGGCGACCTGACCCCGGCCGACATCGTGCACATCAACGCGCACGCCACCTCGACGCCGCAGGGTGACATCGCGGAGTCGCTGGCGATCCGGCAGGCGCTCGGCAAGCACGCCGACCACGCGGTCGCCACCGCGCCGAAGTCGATGATCGGGCACCTGCTCGGCGGCGCCGGCGCGGTCGAGTCGGTCGCCACCGTGCTCGCCCTGTACCACCGGGTGTCGCCGCCGACCATCAACGTCGACAAGCTCGACGACCAGATCGAGCTGGACGTCGCGACCGAACAGCGCAAGCTGCCGGACGGCGACATCGCCGCGCTGAACAACTCGTTCGGCTTCGGCGGCCACAACGCCGCCATCGCCTTCAAGTCGATCTAG
- a CDS encoding acyl carrier protein, whose amino-acid sequence MASTEEIRSSLAEIVNEIAGIPVEDVQLDKSFTDDLDVDSLSMVEVVVAAEEKFDVKIPDDEVKNLKTVGDAVAFIERAQNG is encoded by the coding sequence ATGGCCAGCACCGAAGAGATCCGTTCCAGCCTCGCCGAGATCGTGAACGAGATCGCCGGCATCCCGGTCGAGGACGTCCAGCTGGACAAGTCCTTCACCGACGACCTCGACGTCGACTCGCTCTCCATGGTGGAGGTCGTGGTGGCCGCCGAGGAGAAGTTCGACGTGAAGATCCCCGACGACGAGGTCAAGAACCTCAAGACCGTCGGTGACGCCGTCGCGTTCATCGAGCGCGCCCAGAACGGCTGA
- a CDS encoding beta-ketoacyl-ACP synthase III, whose protein sequence is MITVSTGAQYAGILGIGSYRPRRVVPNAEILEQIDSSDEWIQTRSGIKERRWASDDETVLTMAVSAAKDALAESGVDPADIGCVIVATVTHLYQTPAIATQVAVGVGAPTAAAFDISAACAGFCYGVAMANDLVRGGSAKYVLAIGVERLSDITDRTDRSTAFIFADGAGAAVVGPADEPGIGPVVWGSDGTQHQVISQKESWQEVFGSYNWPHLTMDGNPVFRWASFEMAKTAQQALDVAGVKAEQLDLFVPHQANMRITDAMRRVLKLPEHVKVARDIERQGNTSAASIPLAITAMRENGEAKSGDLALIIGFGAGLVYAAQVIRLP, encoded by the coding sequence GTGATCACCGTGTCGACCGGCGCGCAGTACGCCGGCATCCTCGGGATCGGGTCGTACCGGCCGCGGCGGGTTGTGCCGAACGCCGAGATCCTGGAGCAGATCGACTCCAGTGACGAGTGGATCCAGACCCGTTCCGGGATCAAGGAACGCCGTTGGGCGAGTGACGACGAGACCGTACTGACGATGGCGGTGAGCGCGGCCAAGGACGCGCTCGCGGAGTCCGGTGTCGACCCGGCCGACATCGGTTGCGTGATCGTCGCGACCGTCACGCACCTGTACCAGACGCCGGCGATCGCGACCCAGGTCGCCGTCGGCGTGGGCGCACCGACCGCGGCCGCGTTCGACATCTCCGCCGCGTGTGCGGGCTTCTGCTACGGCGTCGCGATGGCGAACGACCTGGTCCGCGGCGGCAGCGCGAAGTACGTGCTGGCGATCGGCGTCGAGCGGCTCAGCGACATCACCGACCGGACGGACCGCAGTACGGCGTTCATCTTCGCCGACGGCGCCGGCGCCGCGGTCGTCGGACCGGCCGACGAGCCGGGAATCGGGCCGGTGGTGTGGGGCTCGGACGGGACCCAGCACCAGGTGATCAGCCAGAAGGAGTCCTGGCAGGAGGTGTTCGGCAGCTACAACTGGCCGCACCTGACGATGGACGGCAACCCGGTGTTCCGCTGGGCGTCGTTCGAGATGGCCAAGACCGCGCAGCAGGCGCTCGACGTGGCCGGCGTGAAGGCCGAGCAGCTGGACCTGTTCGTGCCGCACCAGGCGAACATGCGGATCACCGACGCGATGCGCCGGGTGCTCAAACTGCCCGAGCACGTCAAGGTCGCGCGCGACATCGAGCGCCAGGGCAACACGTCCGCGGCGTCGATCCCGCTCGCGATCACCGCGATGCGCGAGAACGGCGAGGCCAAGAGCGGCGACCTAGCGCTGATCATCGGATTCGGGGCGGGCCTTGTCTACGCCGCCCAGGTGATCCGGCTTCCGTAG
- a CDS encoding acyltransferase domain-containing protein, which translates to MLVIVAPGQGAQTPGFLEPWLADPVFESRLHWLSAVAGLDLAHYGTEADADTIRDTAIAQPLLVASGMLAALAVFPHPGDAFAKVGAVAGHSVGELAAAAGTGVLTAEQAMVLVRERGKAMAAAAALTPTSMTAVLGGDRDEVLAKLAEHGLTPANDNGPGQIVAAGTVDELAALAADPPAKARLIPLSVAGAFHTRHMEPAVQTLAKYATAVSTHDPRTRLISNRDGHVVHDGRDVLQRLVTQVNAPVRWDLCMQTMSDLEVTGILELPPAGTLTGIARRALKGVETFALKTPDQLDDARAFVEKHGSPSEIDASPTWRLLVAPIKGTFTRDVAVRRETGETVEAGEVVAKVASLRDEVEVTAPHGGIVVEWLAEEGDPVAPGQPLLRLHPAGNPS; encoded by the coding sequence GTGCTCGTCATCGTCGCGCCCGGTCAGGGTGCCCAGACCCCAGGATTCCTCGAGCCGTGGCTGGCGGATCCCGTGTTCGAGAGCCGGCTGCACTGGCTCTCCGCCGTAGCCGGTCTCGACCTCGCCCACTACGGCACCGAAGCCGACGCGGACACGATCCGGGACACCGCGATCGCGCAGCCACTGCTGGTCGCCTCCGGCATGCTGGCCGCGCTGGCGGTGTTCCCGCACCCGGGCGACGCGTTCGCCAAGGTCGGTGCGGTCGCCGGGCACAGCGTCGGTGAGCTCGCCGCCGCGGCCGGTACCGGCGTACTGACCGCCGAGCAGGCGATGGTCCTGGTCCGTGAGCGCGGCAAGGCGATGGCCGCCGCGGCCGCGCTGACCCCGACCTCGATGACCGCGGTGCTCGGCGGCGACCGGGACGAGGTTCTGGCCAAGCTCGCCGAGCACGGCCTGACTCCGGCGAACGACAACGGCCCCGGCCAGATCGTTGCCGCCGGCACCGTCGACGAGCTGGCCGCGCTGGCCGCGGACCCGCCGGCGAAGGCGCGGCTGATCCCGCTGTCGGTGGCCGGCGCCTTCCACACCAGGCACATGGAGCCCGCCGTCCAGACGCTGGCGAAGTACGCGACCGCGGTCAGCACCCACGACCCGCGGACCCGCCTGATCTCGAACCGGGACGGTCACGTCGTGCACGACGGCCGGGACGTCCTGCAGCGGCTGGTCACCCAGGTGAACGCGCCGGTCCGCTGGGACCTGTGCATGCAGACCATGTCCGACCTCGAGGTCACCGGGATCCTCGAGCTGCCCCCGGCGGGCACGCTGACCGGGATCGCCCGGCGCGCCCTCAAGGGTGTCGAGACGTTCGCGCTGAAGACGCCGGACCAGCTCGACGACGCCCGCGCGTTCGTCGAGAAGCACGGCAGCCCGTCCGAGATCGACGCCTCCCCCACCTGGCGGCTGCTGGTCGCCCCGATCAAGGGCACCTTCACCCGGGACGTCGCCGTACGGCGGGAAACCGGGGAGACCGTCGAGGCCGGTGAGGTCGTGGCGAAGGTCGCGAGCCTGCGCGACGAGGTCGAGGTGACCGCCCCGCACGGCGGCATCGTGGTCGAGTGGCTCGCCGAGGAAGGCGACCCGGTCGCCCCCGGCCAGCCCCTGCTCCGGCTCCACCCCGCCGGGAACCCCTCGTGA
- a CDS encoding helix-turn-helix domain-containing protein: MAAMEAKLPWFGKLSAQDRSWIGLVAQSGISAFVDWFRDPEAHSSMPTRIFGSAPREFTRVISLHQTVDLVRTTIETIENTIGTLLPPADVPIVNEAIQRYAREVAFAAATVYAQAAEMRGAWDARLEALLVDSVIRGETDESVRSRASALGWTGGAGTAGSAVPGGAEVAVVVGRAPAETSPPANGSSNVVDMVRHAAREAGADALCAVQGDRLVVVLGGTSEPVEIVQKLARWFGPGPIVVGPVVKDLMAAVTSARAAVAGLRAVAAWPGAPRPVYADELLPERSLSGDGHARRQLANEVYAPLTAGDGALLDTVSAYLDSGGSIEATARALFVHANTVRYRLKRVADLTGYNPLNPRDSFTLRVALTLGRLLNPEAGSSTL, translated from the coding sequence ATGGCGGCGATGGAGGCGAAGCTGCCGTGGTTCGGCAAGCTGTCGGCGCAGGACCGGTCCTGGATCGGGCTGGTCGCGCAGTCCGGGATCTCGGCGTTCGTCGACTGGTTCCGGGATCCTGAGGCGCACTCGTCGATGCCGACCCGGATCTTCGGGTCCGCGCCGCGCGAGTTCACCAGGGTGATCTCGCTGCACCAGACCGTCGACCTGGTCCGGACCACGATCGAGACCATCGAGAACACGATCGGCACGCTGCTCCCGCCGGCCGACGTACCGATCGTGAACGAGGCGATCCAGCGGTACGCCCGCGAGGTCGCATTCGCCGCCGCCACCGTGTACGCGCAGGCCGCCGAGATGCGGGGCGCCTGGGACGCCCGGCTGGAGGCGCTGCTCGTCGACTCGGTGATCCGCGGCGAGACCGACGAGTCGGTCCGCTCCCGCGCCTCCGCCCTCGGCTGGACGGGCGGCGCCGGTACGGCGGGCTCTGCTGTACCGGGAGGGGCCGAGGTTGCCGTAGTGGTCGGACGCGCGCCCGCCGAGACTTCCCCGCCCGCGAACGGCAGCTCGAACGTGGTGGACATGGTCCGGCACGCGGCCCGCGAGGCGGGTGCTGACGCGCTGTGTGCGGTGCAGGGCGACCGGCTGGTGGTGGTACTCGGCGGTACGAGCGAACCTGTGGAGATCGTACAAAAGCTCGCCCGCTGGTTCGGACCTGGGCCGATCGTCGTCGGGCCGGTCGTGAAGGACCTGATGGCGGCCGTCACCTCGGCCCGCGCCGCGGTCGCCGGACTCCGCGCGGTCGCCGCCTGGCCGGGTGCGCCACGGCCCGTGTACGCCGACGAGCTGCTCCCGGAACGGTCACTCTCCGGAGACGGCCACGCCCGCCGGCAGCTCGCGAACGAGGTCTACGCGCCGCTCACCGCAGGCGACGGGGCGCTCCTCGACACCGTCTCGGCGTACCTGGACTCCGGCGGGTCGATCGAGGCGACGGCCCGGGCGCTGTTCGTCCACGCCAACACCGTCCGGTACCGGCTGAAGCGTGTGGCGGACCTCACGGGCTACAACCCGCTGAATCCCCGCGACAGTTTCACACTACGTGTCGCACTGACGTTGGGCCGCCTGCTCAATCCGGAGGCGGGTAGCTCCACTTTGTAG
- a CDS encoding PHP domain-containing protein, producing the protein MTDRAGVADAVAALRAIGYYLERDRQPTHRVKAYRRAADTIAALPPTEVRARRRAGTLTELPGIGPKTEAVIVEAMDGATPEYLVKLEDAAGELTTAGKRMRSALKADLHLHSEWSDGGSPIEEMARTAHRLGHSYIALTDHSPRLTVANGLSRERRLQQLEVVAELNKKLQDELDGFTILNGIEVDINEDGTLDCDSEILARLDVVVASVHSKLRMASEPMTERMVRAIANPHVDVLGHCTGRLITGARGTRPESEFDAEVVFEACRQFGTAVEINSRPERLDPPKRLLSLAVETGCLFSIDTDAHAPGQLDWQAYGCERAEDCDVTPERVINTWDQQLLQEWTAS; encoded by the coding sequence ATGACCGACAGAGCGGGTGTCGCCGACGCGGTGGCGGCGTTGCGGGCGATCGGGTACTACCTCGAGCGGGACCGGCAGCCGACGCACCGGGTGAAGGCGTACCGGCGGGCCGCGGACACGATCGCGGCGCTGCCGCCGACCGAGGTACGGGCGCGGCGCCGGGCCGGGACGCTGACCGAGCTGCCCGGGATCGGCCCGAAGACCGAGGCCGTGATCGTCGAGGCGATGGACGGCGCGACGCCGGAGTACCTGGTGAAGCTGGAGGATGCGGCGGGTGAGCTGACCACCGCGGGCAAGCGGATGCGGTCCGCGCTGAAGGCCGACCTGCACCTGCACTCGGAGTGGTCCGACGGCGGCAGCCCGATCGAGGAGATGGCGCGAACGGCGCACCGCCTCGGGCATTCGTACATCGCGCTCACCGACCACTCGCCGCGGCTCACCGTCGCCAACGGACTGTCCCGCGAACGCCGGCTGCAGCAGCTCGAGGTCGTTGCCGAGCTCAACAAAAAGCTGCAGGACGAGCTGGACGGGTTCACGATCCTGAACGGCATCGAGGTCGACATCAACGAGGACGGCACGCTGGACTGCGACTCCGAGATCCTGGCCCGGCTGGACGTCGTGGTGGCGAGTGTGCACTCGAAGCTCCGGATGGCGTCCGAGCCGATGACCGAGCGGATGGTCCGGGCGATCGCGAACCCGCACGTCGACGTCCTCGGGCACTGCACCGGCCGGCTGATCACCGGTGCCCGCGGTACCCGGCCGGAGTCGGAGTTCGACGCCGAGGTGGTGTTCGAGGCCTGCCGCCAGTTCGGGACCGCGGTGGAGATCAACTCCCGCCCCGAACGCCTGGACCCGCCGAAACGCCTGCTGTCGCTGGCGGTCGAGACGGGCTGCCTGTTCTCGATCGACACCGACGCGCACGCGCCCGGGCAGCTCGACTGGCAGGCCTACGGCTGCGAACGCGCCGAGGACTGCGACGTCACGCCGGAGCGCGTCATCAACACGTGGGACCAGCAGTTGCTGCAGGAATGGACGGCGTCATGA
- a CDS encoding pirin family protein: MSDLEKDPAEVVGTGECEGPALEMLEAREVVLGRTTKVRRLLPNKNRRMVGAWCFVDHYGPDDLTQRVDSYDVPGERGMHVPPHPHTSLQTVSWLFEGEIEHRDSVGSHALVRPGELNIMTAGNGIAHSEVSTPDAPPRLHGAQLWVALPDRVRTTTPPAFNAYADLPELDLDGAHVTVMIGTVAGVTSPAPAYTPLVGADITIEPGRTLTLPLTSTNEYAVLIVDGSLSVGDLTPGFGEMTYLGSGRDAVELVASDNGVRFLLLGGEPFEEELVMWWNFIGRTHEDIVTARNAWQSAIESAGNARFPMVPGYPGAPLPAPPLPATTLKPRPRAR; this comes from the coding sequence ATGAGTGATCTCGAGAAGGACCCGGCGGAAGTGGTCGGCACGGGCGAGTGCGAGGGGCCTGCGCTGGAAATGCTCGAGGCGCGCGAGGTGGTGCTGGGGCGGACCACGAAGGTACGTCGGCTGCTGCCGAACAAGAACCGCCGGATGGTCGGCGCATGGTGCTTCGTCGACCACTACGGGCCGGACGACCTGACGCAACGGGTCGACTCGTACGACGTACCGGGGGAGCGCGGGATGCACGTTCCGCCGCATCCGCACACCAGCCTGCAGACGGTGAGCTGGCTGTTCGAGGGCGAGATCGAGCACCGCGACAGCGTCGGATCGCACGCGCTCGTCCGTCCCGGCGAGCTCAACATCATGACCGCCGGAAACGGGATCGCGCACTCCGAGGTCTCGACGCCGGACGCACCGCCGAGGTTGCACGGCGCGCAGTTGTGGGTCGCGCTGCCGGACCGCGTCCGTACGACGACACCGCCCGCGTTCAACGCGTACGCCGACCTCCCGGAGCTGGACCTCGACGGCGCCCACGTGACCGTGATGATCGGCACCGTCGCCGGCGTCACCTCGCCGGCGCCGGCGTACACCCCATTGGTCGGCGCCGACATCACGATCGAACCGGGCCGTACGCTCACGTTGCCGCTGACGTCCACCAACGAGTACGCCGTACTGATCGTCGACGGCTCGCTCTCGGTCGGCGACCTGACTCCTGGCTTCGGCGAGATGACCTACCTCGGCTCCGGCCGCGACGCGGTCGAATTGGTTGCCTCCGACAACGGAGTCCGCTTCCTCCTGCTCGGCGGCGAACCCTTCGAGGAAGAACTCGTGATGTGGTGGAACTTCATTGGCCGGACCCACGAGGACATCGTCACCGCGCGGAACGCCTGGCAGTCCGCGATCGAGTCCGCCGGCAACGCCCGCTTCCCCATGGTCCCCGGTTATCCCGGCGCACCCCTCCCCGCGCCACCCCTCCCGGCAACCACCCTCAAACCCCGACCACGAGCGCGCTGA
- a CDS encoding aromatic-ring hydroxylase C-terminal domain-containing protein, translated as MVGTSAPDFEFADGARLGAHLSDGKPLLLDFADSAALRGVAGERVRVLTAKLTGQYAGELTGVLVRPDGHIAWATADNTTTGLDASLKTWIG; from the coding sequence TTGGTCGGCACGAGTGCGCCGGACTTCGAGTTCGCCGACGGCGCCCGGCTCGGCGCGCACCTGTCCGACGGCAAGCCCCTCCTCCTCGACTTCGCAGACTCGGCGGCACTGCGCGGGGTCGCGGGCGAACGGGTGCGGGTGCTGACCGCCAAACTCACCGGGCAGTACGCCGGGGAGCTCACCGGTGTACTCGTCCGCCCGGACGGCCACATCGCCTGGGCCACCGCCGACAACACGACAACCGGCCTCGACGCTTCCCTCAAAACCTGGATCGGCTGA
- a CDS encoding peptide MFS transporter — MSETQQAAGERSFFGHPRGLMTLFTTELWERFSYYGMRAILLLYLTDKAHGLGLGESLGQAVVSIYGASVYLLSVLGGWFADRVFGARRTVLYGGSVIVAGHLCLALPSTGPAYAGIALVALGTGLLKPNVSAMVGTLYSHGDPRRDSAFSIFYMGINIGSFSAPFVVGFLRREFGFHVAFAAAAVGMTLALIAYLLGRRTLHGRGDTPPNPLTAADRPGMIKVSVAVLALLAVVFAWSAWRSGGLGPRPVVDAISYLCFLAPIAYFVMLLRSPLVTPVERQRVRAYIPLFVAAMLFFMLFEQAATTLTSFAANRTQLSLFGAEISPEFFQSVNPFSIIVLAPVFAVIWIRLGDRGPSIGQKFATGLLLAGVSFAVMSLASSVAGSNLASPLWLVGVYVIQTLGELFLSPVGLAATTRLAPQAFLSQMMALWFLAPAAGQAITAQLVQATQGASDTAYFGGLAVVTIVVALGVYALAPWIRRHTAA, encoded by the coding sequence GTGTCCGAAACGCAACAGGCGGCCGGAGAGAGGTCCTTCTTCGGGCATCCGCGCGGGTTGATGACGCTGTTCACCACCGAGTTGTGGGAGCGGTTCAGCTACTACGGGATGCGCGCGATCCTGCTGCTGTACCTCACCGACAAGGCGCACGGGCTCGGGCTCGGCGAGTCGCTCGGCCAGGCCGTGGTGTCGATCTACGGCGCCTCGGTCTACCTGCTCTCGGTGCTCGGCGGCTGGTTCGCGGACCGCGTCTTCGGCGCCCGCCGTACGGTGCTGTACGGCGGCAGCGTGATCGTCGCCGGGCATCTGTGCCTGGCGCTGCCGTCCACGGGCCCGGCGTACGCGGGGATCGCTCTGGTTGCCCTCGGCACCGGTCTGCTGAAGCCGAACGTGTCCGCGATGGTCGGCACGCTGTACTCCCACGGCGATCCGCGGCGGGACTCGGCGTTCTCGATCTTCTACATGGGGATCAACATCGGGTCGTTCTCGGCGCCGTTCGTGGTCGGGTTCCTGCGCCGCGAGTTCGGGTTCCACGTCGCGTTCGCGGCGGCCGCGGTCGGGATGACGCTGGCGCTGATCGCGTACCTGCTCGGCCGCCGGACGTTGCACGGCCGCGGCGACACCCCGCCGAACCCGCTGACCGCCGCGGACCGGCCAGGGATGATCAAGGTGTCGGTCGCGGTGCTCGCGCTGCTCGCCGTGGTGTTCGCGTGGTCGGCCTGGCGGTCCGGCGGCCTCGGCCCGAGACCGGTCGTGGACGCGATCTCGTACCTGTGCTTCCTGGCCCCGATCGCGTACTTCGTGATGCTGCTCCGGAGCCCGCTGGTGACACCGGTCGAACGGCAGCGGGTCCGCGCGTACATCCCGCTCTTCGTGGCGGCGATGCTGTTCTTCATGCTGTTCGAGCAGGCGGCGACCACGCTGACGTCGTTCGCCGCGAACCGGACCCAGCTGAGCCTGTTCGGCGCCGAGATCTCGCCGGAGTTCTTCCAATCGGTGAACCCGTTCTCGATCATCGTGCTGGCGCCGGTGTTCGCGGTGATCTGGATCCGGCTCGGCGACCGCGGGCCGTCGATCGGGCAGAAGTTCGCCACCGGGCTGTTGCTGGCCGGTGTCTCGTTCGCGGTGATGTCGCTCGCGTCGTCGGTTGCCGGGAGCAACCTTGCGTCGCCGCTCTGGCTGGTCGGCGTGTACGTGATCCAGACGCTCGGCGAATTGTTCCTCTCCCCCGTCGGCCTGGCCGCGACGACGCGGCTCGCACCACAGGCGTTCCTCAGCCAGATGATGGCCCTCTGGTTCCTCGCCCCCGCGGCCGGCCAGGCCATCACCGCCCAGCTCGTCCAGGCAACACAGGGCGCATCCGACACGGCCTACTTCGGCGGCCTGGCGGTCGTGACGATCGTGGTCGCCCTCGGCGTCTACGCCCTGGCCCCCTGGATCCGCCGCCACACCGCCGCCTGA
- a CDS encoding ABC transporter ATP-binding protein, which produces MPADEILRIEGLTMRFTAGAGLFGRRNRSTVRAVDDVDLVVRQGETLGLVGESGCGKTTLGRCILRAHKPTAGRIVYRRTDGTEVDLAGLSRAELRPLRTEIRTVFQDPNSSLNPRMTVQQIVAEPLIVNNLASGSEAKDRVGEALRRCGLRPELMRRYPHAFSGGERQRIGIARALVTEPRLVVADEAVSALDVSIRSQILNLLEDLQDELGLTYVFISHDLSVIQHLCDRVAVMYLGRIVEEAETEDLFERPRHPYSEALLRSVPRPDPRLRRRDDVLPAGEIATPDQAFTGCRFQPRCRYAVDLCAQVEPATVPRCHRSGELELDGVYTTI; this is translated from the coding sequence ATGCCGGCTGACGAGATCCTGCGGATCGAGGGCCTGACGATGCGGTTCACCGCAGGCGCCGGACTGTTCGGCCGCCGGAACAGGTCCACCGTACGGGCGGTCGACGACGTCGATCTCGTCGTACGGCAGGGCGAGACGCTCGGGCTGGTGGGCGAGTCGGGCTGCGGGAAGACCACGCTCGGGCGGTGCATCCTGCGCGCGCACAAGCCGACCGCGGGGCGGATTGTGTACCGGCGTACGGACGGCACCGAGGTCGACCTGGCCGGGCTGTCCCGGGCGGAGCTCCGGCCGTTGCGGACCGAGATCCGGACCGTCTTCCAGGACCCGAACTCCTCGCTGAACCCGCGGATGACCGTGCAGCAGATCGTTGCCGAACCGCTGATTGTCAACAATCTGGCGAGTGGCAGCGAGGCGAAGGACCGGGTCGGTGAGGCGCTGCGGCGCTGCGGACTGCGGCCCGAGCTGATGCGGCGCTACCCGCACGCGTTCTCCGGCGGCGAGCGGCAGCGGATCGGGATCGCCCGGGCGCTGGTCACCGAGCCGCGGCTGGTGGTCGCGGACGAGGCGGTCAGTGCGCTGGACGTGTCGATCCGCAGCCAGATTCTGAACCTGCTGGAGGACCTGCAGGACGAGCTCGGCCTGACGTACGTCTTCATCTCGCACGACCTGTCGGTGATCCAGCACCTCTGCGACCGGGTGGCGGTGATGTACCTCGGCCGGATCGTCGAGGAGGCCGAGACCGAGGACCTGTTCGAGCGGCCCCGGCACCCGTACAGCGAAGCGCTGCTGCGCTCGGTCCCACGCCCGGATCCCCGGCTGCGCCGGCGCGACGACGTACTGCCGGCCGGTGAGATCGCGACCCCCGATCAGGCCTTCACGGGGTGCCGCTTCCAGCCGCGCTGCCGGTACGCCGTGGACCTCTGCGCGCAGGTGGAGCCGGCGACGGTACCGCGGTGCCACCGGAGCGGGGAGCTGGAGTTGGACGGGGTGTACACGACGATCTGA